Below is a window of Humulus lupulus chromosome 9, drHumLupu1.1, whole genome shotgun sequence DNA.
ATTTCATTATGTTTAATAACATATGCTATAATGTGATCACTGATTATATCACTTTCGAACATCATTTTCTGATAAGTATAATGCTGGTATCTCCagcaatttaattatttttaagtcCCTCATTAAGCTTGTCCTTTGCTCCTTTAACTCATATCAGGTAGTAACCTTCTGGGAAGGAGAAATTGTTGACACCAAGAATTATACTTTCTTCACTGGCAAATGGGAAGCAACGtatgtttcttttgtttttccttgtaaCCTTTTATTCAATACTATATAGTACGGTATCCTTTACAAGATGATTTTTTAGAACTATAAACCTATTTTCCGATGCTTATCTGTTTGTAATCTCTTAACAGGCCAGAGGATGATATAAGGCACTGGACCAAGTTTTCTTCTTTTAATTCTTTACTTGTAAGGAGCTTATCTTCTTTCTTCTCTTAAacttattttataaaagaaaaaataattgcaTAGGAAAtgtataatataatctacttatTCATATTTGCTTTATTATGTCTTATTTTCTTACAGAGCCAAGTGGAGGTTGATGGAGGCAAGTCTTTGGACTTGAGTAACTATCCATACATATTCATGGTAATTTCATCTCACATTGTTTCTCCTACTTGGTGTAAAGGTAACCTAGCCTATATGTGAAATAAAATCTCACCTATAATTCTTTTTCTGGCGCAGAGATGGAAAGAACAGTACTTTGTGAATGTTGGGACAGACTGTGGGTTAACTATAGCTGGCTTTTACTATGTTTGCTTCTCTTGTAGTGATGGCTCCATTAATGGATTCTACTATGATCCTAATAGCAGGTgcccttttcttctcttttctttttctaagaTGTTCAAAGTAATTTTAGCTGATGTAACTTTTACTCTTTCTTAAACTGTGAGGTGACATTTTCAAGAACAAAATGGTATTAAGGGAAATAAACTGTTTCAGTGATTAATGGTAGATCAAATTTTTAAGTTCACTATGCTAATGAAATGACCTGTGATTTTCTAATCTTGCAACCTTGTAAAACTGATTGATGGATATTTACTTAAAATGAACCTGCAGCCCATTCCAGAAGCTGGAGCTGAAATCTACTAATGAGGGAAGATCAGGTTTCAGTTTCTCTTCATACGAGTTACGATGAgagatagaagaagaagaagaagaagattaagtTTTTAGTGTTTGGGGAAACTAAGGAGATCACACGGTTTCTCACTTTCTTGGTGTACATGTTTCATTACAACTTAGGAAAAGTTGTTGGCTTTCAGCTACTCCAGTTATAGTTGTATCAGATTTATTGTAGCAGAGCCGATGATCAAACTTCACTGTGTAGCTTTCTCTCTTCATGTATATGTTAAAGTTTAGTTTTAAAGAATACTCAAGCTtggatttttatttatatatacttGTCCAGAGATTACCAACTCTATCAATGTCATGAAATATATATGAAGAAAAAATTTCTTCTGAtctattttttttcccttaatgAAAAATGAAGTCAGGTGGTGCATCTCATTTTCCGAGAACTATTAATCATAATCTGAGTACAGCCAAAGCCTGTGATCCCAAATGAGGTGCCTGCCTATGAAAGCTATTTTATCACTATACCACACCACACCAATTGGTGATATCTTCATGTACCAAGTTTTTTATGGTTCAATAATAATGTACCTTAGCTAGTAGATATGGTCAATGCACTGCCCTTGGGTTCAACCCAGCTAGGTCTAGGAGTCCTTTAAATCATGGGGTAtgattattttcatttttttttaaaggtGGGGTAGGAATATTTAATACGAATAAGTAGACTCATACGACTGAGCAGTAACAACAACTGTCTACATTATGATTTATGTTCCTTTAAGTTATGAGGTAACTAAAAAACAATTGAAATAAACTCTTCATTTACTCATCACCATGTCATCAAGTAATAATCGAATAAACTTGTTTCATGGTTTAGAATGACTAAACTTGTAACTAGTCACTAAAACTAGTGTCAAATCGTACAAGGGTAGTTAGTTTATTAACTTGCAATAAGGCAAAAAGACAATTGAAAACTCATCAGAGGCTCATGACCAAAGAGCGTGCATGGAATTGTGGGGGTTGAGGAATAACCACAATGTGGCCCCCAACTGGGAAAGTGACCTTTCTTCTCAACTACAAAATAACATAAAAGGAATGAATAATGTAAGATTTTCATTGCCTAAAATCGGACCACAAAGCCATTGAAATCAAGGCAAGATTATCACAGACCCAAACTCGTGTGTATGCTCACGCAATTGGTTACTGCAGTCAAAACCACATATCTTTATGCATTTAATTATTTCATGAGGGACGTGTCCTTTTTATTATATCTCACATACCAACTCTCTCATCTTTTTACACTAACTCACATTTATAGATATAtgactatatatatacatatagatatagatataaacTCCCTTCATATTAATATGCCCTTTCACCTTCACTTTGTTTGGTTCTTTTCTGGCTTTCTTGTACAAAAGACAAACAAAGACCAGAAAATGATTGTTACGTACGTACTCTCAGTGTAAGACTAGTGTGCTATACTACTAACTACGTACGTGCGTAATAATATGGATCATATCAGTTTGTTTTGTGATGAGGTTTGGCCCTCGAGCCCCACTGCTGCGAGTGATGACATTGGCAATAATATTCCAGTGCAAATGACCGAACATGTTATTACAACCAAACGTTGTAGTTTCGAAAGTCATGATGATAATAATGGTGGTGATCAGTTTCATATCACTACGGAAGACAGTGAGGTGGCCCTTACCATATGCCTAGAGAAGGAGAAAACTTACGTTCCTGAACCTAAGTACTCAGAATATCTTGAGTCCAAGAACTTGATCGTTGCTAGGTTTAGAACAATTCAGTGGTTTATCAAGGTCAGTATTacgtactatatatatatatatattgttgatttGAGATTATATTAATGTGTACTTTCTTGCAGTGCCGAAGTCGGTTTAATCTCTCGTTTGGAACTGTTTTCCATGCTACAAACTACCTCGATCGATTCATATCAATAAATCAGAACTGTATTATTACTGTAAGAAAATAATAtgatgtatacatatatatatataaggagtTGTTTTTTATTATGAACTCAATTATAATAACATCAAACATTATTGTTATATATGTTTTAGGAATGGAAATACTGGATGGTTGAGTTGTTATCTATTGCCTGCTTTTCCATTGCCTCCAAGTTCATTGACACCAATCCTCCCATGCTGCATGAAATTAATCAGGTTTGTATCCATATATTTGATCGTATATATGTATTATTAGAAGTctgtataattttttatatagatgatttaatgatgatgatggtgatggtgatggtgatcaGATGGAAGATATAGAGCACTCATTTGAGGCCAGTGCGATTCAGAGAATGGAATTGAAAGTGTTGGTGGCATTAGATTGGCGCCTTGCTTGTACCACTGCTCATTCTTATCTTCAGCTATTTACTCCTCACCTCCAATATTACCTCATTTTGAACCACCAACAACACATCATCATACCCCAAATCAATCACCTTCTTCTCCGAGTCATTTCTGGTATAgtattatatagatatatatatatatatatgtaattgatgtatatgatcatcatataTCTAATAGCTAGTTTGCTTTGATTATTgataccaatatatatatatatatatataatgatgaatTAATAGATACGGAGCTGGTGGAGTTTAGACCAAGTGTGGTTGCTGCATCAGCCATATGGTGTTGCCTAGATAGGTTCCTTTCAACACCATCCACTGTCCATCAATACTCTCATCTCACTCGTTTCTTTCACCAACCTCAAAAGGTATATATATACATCTCTTTCTATATAAAAAGTAACAGATTAATATACTTTAAAgctatttaattatattaatataaatttaaatgttataaaatatcattattatataatatttaatacaagatatttaataattatattaatataaatttaaatattatataatattattattatataattaaataagaaattaaaataatatttattttttatcaaggaTAAACATGTTTATTCTTCAATCATAAATATGTGATTTGAGTAATATCatgaatattttatatattaaatagtatagtttatcatcatatatatatttttttaaaatactatAAAGAATATTTTAGGTTTAATTTTTCtcttaatatatttatgttaattttatatatataatattatacatATTAAAATCATCATATGTAATGAAATTATTTTGCTTATTGgatgtaaaaataaataaatataactagaaataaaaaatatctaTTACAAATAATTATCTctcttaaaaatattaatttttttatttttcgaTCTTtctcatttgaaaaaaaaaaaaggaatcaTCCTTTAATTTCTGGATGATAAATAAAATATGGGTTTGTACTTTTTTGATCCAGTTTTTTGTCTCATTATATGTTTGGTCCATGTAttctgaaaaattattttttggttCATGTGTTTCATAAAATTGTTTAAATagatatatgaatttgatgaacaaaaaaaatataaacaagtTGTTAGG
It encodes the following:
- the LOC133801398 gene encoding uncharacterized protein LOC133801398 codes for the protein MPVRVVDTSAPSQVSEGANSGQTSPQACTLLSVGQTFSGTQNVSGLQKDEAWRVNVCIQGCDLEHGYLCGTMEALNVPMADTPVVTFWEGEIVDTKNYTFFTGKWEATPEDDIRHWTKFSSFNSLLSQVEVDGGKSLDLSNYPYIFMRWKEQYFVNVGTDCGLTIAGFYYVCFSCSDGSINGFYYDPNSSPFQKLELKSTNEGRSGFSFSSYELR
- the LOC133802587 gene encoding putative cyclin-D7-1, which gives rise to MDHISLFCDEVWPSSPTAASDDIGNNIPVQMTEHVITTKRCSFESHDDNNGGDQFHITTEDSEVALTICLEKEKTYVPEPKYSEYLESKNLIVARFRTIQWFIKCRSRFNLSFGTVFHATNYLDRFISINQNCIITEWKYWMVELLSIACFSIASKFIDTNPPMLHEINQMEDIEHSFEASAIQRMELKVLVALDWRLACTTAHSYLQLFTPHLQYYLILNHQQHIIIPQINHLLLRVISDTELVEFRPSVVAASAIWCCLDRFLSTPSTVHQYSHLTRFFHQPQKDDIIRCHNMMEERSTNDGRIYLYDYNNGCPSSPTTVLLKDRNNIICDDELSPFLKCYYCPNPPIKKQRTL